AGGGAGGATTTTAGAAGTGGAGACAAAAAGTATTAAAGAAATGCTGGTGGCGGAATGGGTTGAAGAAACCGAAAAATTAAAGTGCATAGGAATGAGCACTGAGAAAGAAAAATACAAATTGCAGGCAGAGCGAGTTGCTCATCTGGAAAAGCAACTGGTGGATCTTGAGAAAACAGAGCTTGACGTGGAAGAACGGGCGGCTGGTCGCGACATTGAGGAGCAGTCGAAAATTCGACAAGCGGAAAGCGAAGAGAAAACTCAGAAAACCAGAAACAAGATCGAGGTGGCAAAAATAACGGTGCCTGTGGTGGCGGCTTTTACGATGGGGCTGATTTCTATGGTTTGGGAAAAAACCGATACCTTAACGTCGACAGCGGGTAAAAATTGTCTGAGAGAACTTATTAGATTCAAACCGTAATGTTGTTTAGAAGAGAGGGGCTGAAACGGCTCTTCTCTTTTTCTTCGTCGGAGGACCAGATTTTGCGATATCATTATGAAAAACCTAAAATATATCTGCCGATGTACGGACGAACTTACCGATGCGACCATCCTGTCTATGACGAATGTACTCTGTTCGAAAACGGGAAACGTGGCCTGGCGGTAATCCAGCAGCGTTACGATAAGGATACGAAAATTACCTGGTGGGGAGAAATAGACCCGTGGCTTGCGAACGATTTATATTTGCATCCGAAATTTACAGAGTATTTCGAAAAACGCTCCGGCGAGTGTATGCACGGGTTTTATCCAACTGTAACAGTAAGGCAGATAATGTGGGCGTTAAAAATGAAACCTGTTAAACGAGAACGTTGGGAGACTTGCTTCGACAGAAAAGATATATGAAGAGGGAGGATATAAATGAACGATATGAAGATTACCATACCGATGCCACTTGCGAACAGGATTCTTACTGGGCTTGCAAAAAAAATGATATTTAGTAAAACGGGTATCAAAACTGATATGCATTTAAAGGAACTTTGCGTCAGCACGAGTGAGGAAAAAATCAACCTTCACGTCAATGCGGACATCTCGGTCGGTGCAAAAGACCTTGAAAAAGTGATAAAAATACTTAAATAAAACAAAGCACGCGATTTTTACATGCTCCTTTATGAATGAATAGAAAGGAGTGATATTATGCTTACATTATTATCGATAGCCATTGCGCTGATATTGGTGGTTGCCGTGACGTTTATTATAGGTAGTTTGGGCGGCGTGGCGATACTGATTGTATTTGGCGATTTGATTGTGGCCGTCATAGTAATCGTGTTTATCATAAGATTACTTACAAAAAAGAAACAAAAGTAAAGGGACCAGTTTGGTCTCTTTTTTTTGAGGAGGCGAGCGAATGAATAGGCATTTCTGGTATAAGAAAGGACCTGCTATATTAACATTTCTTGGCTGCGTAGGAACACTGACAACATCAGTAATGACTGCTGTTGCAACGGCGAAGGCTATAAAAATGAGAGGGGAGATGCGCCGTGAGGATGAGCGAAAACTGACCGGACGGGATGTGGTACGGATAGCAGGAGTTTATCTGCCGGCTGTTTCCATTGGGGCAGCGACGGTATCCTGCATCGTGGGTGCAAATATATTAAATCGTCGCAGCCAGGCAGCATTGGCGAGCGCGTACGCTCTGGTAGACCAGTCTTTTAGACAGTACCGAGAAAAACTAAAAGAGCTGTGCGGGGACGACGAGTTACATAATAGAATTATGGAAGAAATTGCGATTGAAAACGCGGACGAGAGCGTGGTTCTATATGCGAACGGGCTGTGCTCCCAGTATTGCCTGACAACCGGCGACTATTGCGGGACTCCCAGATTATTCTACGACGCGTATGGGGACCGGTATTTTGAAGCGACAAGCGAGCATGTTATTTCTGCGGAGTACCACCTTAACCGGAATTATGCCCTGCGTGGCAATGCGATGCTGAATGAATTTTATGAGTTTCTTGGTTTAAACAGGACAGAATACGGCGACCAGGTTGGCTGGTGTATAGACGATTATAGCGAGATATTCTGGATTGACTTTGACCACCGTGAGACAACGCTGAAAGATGGCAGGAAATGCGTTATTATCGAGGCTGTAATAGACCCTTCGACAGACTGGCAGGAAATATTGTAGTCACCATTTCGCAAAAAAAACATGCTATTTGATGAGAAAGGAGGCGACCATATGGCTTTTAAATTCAATAAAACGACTTCGACAACAATTCTGGGCGTCGTGGTAGCAGCAATCGGTATTGCGGAAACAATAGTGTCTGGCATTGCTGAATCAAACGCGCGGGAAACGATGAAGGAGGAATTGAAAAACGAGCTGTTAGAGGAACTGAAAACTGACGATTAGAGAACCTGCAGTGGGTTCTCTTTTTTTTTATTTGCGATTGCAGAAAGGGGATTAAAATGGCTGACTTACATCTTAATCGGTTCGTGAGAAATATCAGAAAAAGAATATCAAGACGGAGTCCGGAAATATGGACAGGCTTCGGGATTGCCGGAATGTGTGCGACGGTCGTACTTGCGGTAAAGGCAACCCCAAAAGCATTAAGATTAATCGAGGAAGAAACTGCGTCTAAAAACGCACGCCTTGCGGAGGAAGTAGAGGAAGAAAGAGAGAACGCATCAAAACCGGCAGTAAAGCTTACGACTATCGAAACTATAGAAGTGGCGTGGAAACCATACGTTCCGGCAGTAGTGACGGGTGTGTTTTCGATTTCCTGTCTGATAGGGGCAAGCTCGAAATACGCGAGGAGAAACGCGGCATTGGCGATGGCTTGCAGTGTTTCGGAAACAGCCCTTTCCGAGTTTAAGGAAAAAGCTATCGAGACTGTCGGGGAAAAGAATGTGGCGGAAATCCAGGACAGAATCATGAAGGATAAAGTGGAGGCGGACCCGGTCAGCAAAAAAGAGGTTATTATCGTTGGGAAAGAATCGACTCTCTGCTATGACGTTTTCGGCGGAAGATATTTTAAATCGGATATCGAAACCATCCGAAAAGCGGAAAATCGACTGAATGCCCGTATGGTGAACGGTGAGAACTACGTGTCATTGAACGATTTCTATAACGAACTCGGATTGTCGAATACGGAGATGGGATACACTATCGGCTGGCGGGTGGACAAAGGGTTAATCGACGTATCCCCGTCTTATCAGGCAGCAGACAACGGAGACCCCTGTCTCGCAATAGGTTTTATCACGCCGCCCACACACGATTACGACCGATATTATTAACGCGAAAATAACAATGTGTGTTATGGAAAAAGATTATTCTACAAAACAGGAGGAAGAAATAATGGAAGAATTAAGAGAAGAAATCAACGAAACTGCTATCGAGACAGTGGATGAAAACCGGGATGATAACGGTGATACGACTGAGGAAAAATCGATGGGAGGGGCATTGGTCGTTGGCGCTTGTTTATTAGTCGGAGGCGCAGTTGCGCTGTGGCATAAGACGAGTGACTGGCGGCAGAAACGCTCAATCGAAAAACTCAGAAAGAACGGTTTTACGGTTTATAAGTCGGAAGTAGTTGACGAGGATGAATCGGATTCTGAAGAAGATTTCGACGAGGAAGAATAATGTCGTATCCGGAAGGATGTCTGTAACAGGACGTCCTTCTTTTTTGTTTGAGGAGGTTCTTATGTACAAGTATCGTTTTTCGGGACCGGTCTCTGAGTTTGGCAGATGCATTACCGAGCATTGGGAGGGTGAGACGACCGCGATTTCTAAAGCAAGAGCGCGGGCGAATCTGGAGTACCGGTTTAAGAAGCAGCATAACAAGTATCCTTCCGCTAAAATTACGCTGGTTGGAGATATACAGACAATCTTATAGGGAGGGAAATACGTGGAGGAATACAAACCGAATTCTTTTAAGTATAAGGCGGAACAACAGGAAAAAGCGATTGAAAAGGTTACCAAAGGCGAGGTAAAAGCGAAGAAAAAAAGCGAACTCCGCAAAATTACAGACCGGTTCTTTGCCGAGGATGCGTCTGGAATAGCCAATCACGCGTGGAAGGATATTTTTGTTCCGGCGGCGAAAAAAGTAGTCAGTGACATCGTGAAAGATGGTATCGACATGATTATGTACGGAGCAGCGGGAACATCTGGCAGGCGTTCCGGAACAGCGGATTACGTTTCTTACCGCGAATATTCAGCGCGGGACGACCGGATACGTGACGCAAGAAAACGGACTGGTCTGGAATTTGATGAACTGGTGTTTGAAAACTGTGGCGATGCGAAAGCGGTTCTCTCGCAGATGCGTGATGTAATTCGCAGGTACGGCGTAGTTACAGTCGCCGACCTTTATGATATGGCTAATCCGAACATTACCCCGCCATATACGAGCAACAAATATGGATGGGTAAATCTTCAGAATGCGGAACCACTGTGTGTTCGCGGAGGCGG
This is a stretch of genomic DNA from Marvinbryantia formatexigens DSM 14469. It encodes these proteins:
- a CDS encoding DUF6353 family protein, which codes for MNRHFWYKKGPAILTFLGCVGTLTTSVMTAVATAKAIKMRGEMRREDERKLTGRDVVRIAGVYLPAVSIGAATVSCIVGANILNRRSQAALASAYALVDQSFRQYREKLKELCGDDELHNRIMEEIAIENADESVVLYANGLCSQYCLTTGDYCGTPRLFYDAYGDRYFEATSEHVISAEYHLNRNYALRGNAMLNEFYEFLGLNRTEYGDQVGWCIDDYSEIFWIDFDHRETTLKDGRKCVIIEAVIDPSTDWQEIL
- a CDS encoding DUF6353 family protein; this translates as MADLHLNRFVRNIRKRISRRSPEIWTGFGIAGMCATVVLAVKATPKALRLIEEETASKNARLAEEVEEERENASKPAVKLTTIETIEVAWKPYVPAVVTGVFSISCLIGASSKYARRNAALAMACSVSETALSEFKEKAIETVGEKNVAEIQDRIMKDKVEADPVSKKEVIIVGKESTLCYDVFGGRYFKSDIETIRKAENRLNARMVNGENYVSLNDFYNELGLSNTEMGYTIGWRVDKGLIDVSPSYQAADNGDPCLAIGFITPPTHDYDRYY